The stretch of DNA CGGCCCTGCGCGCTGCGCACCACGTCGTAGACGCTGGCCGGGTCGCGGTGGCGCCCCAGCCAACCGCCGCAGAGCACGGCCACGGACTGCGCCCGGCGCCCGAACTGCGAGTTGGTGTGGTCGACCTCCAGCAGGTCCTGGAGCATCGCCGACTCGCCGTACTTGCCCTGGAGCCGGGAGAGGATCAGCTGCTGCTCGGCCGCCAGGCCCTGCAGCGTCCGCATCGCGGACTTCAGCACGGTCTTGGTCGCCTCGTCGGCCTGCTCCTGGGCGGCCGCGACGGACTGCGCGTAGGAGTGCTCCAGTTCGGAGTAGTGCTCCTTGAGTCCGTCGATCTCCTGACGGAGCGCCAGGGCGGCTCTGCGTTGGCGGACGACGATGGCGGCCCCCGCGACGAGCACGAGGACAAGAGCCCAGAGCACCGGGTCCGCTATGTATTTCGTCATAAGACTCTCTTCAGGCGACTGACGGCCGACTGCTGAATCCCCGCCAGTGCAGGGTGAACCCGCCGCTCCGCAAGCGCGGTGATCGTATCATCGCGCGAACATGCCATCGCGGGCCGCCCACCCTTGAGGATGCGTCTCTTCCCCTTGTCACCAGGCAAGTTGACCTCCTTGCCCGAACTGTCTGTCCGTCACTTCCCGATCGGGTCATCGGGAGCGCGACCGGCGCGCAAGGGGCGCGCACTGGGAATCCCCTGAGGAGTTCCGGTGAGCCACCCGCCAAGGGCCCTCCGTCCGCGTACCGTGGTCGCGGCAGCGGAGCGGACTCTCGACGGTTGGGGGCACGGTGGCGGCGGAGACGGGTCCCGCGGGGCACGAGGCGGAGCCTCCGACACAGGAAGCCGAGCCTGCGATGCACGAGGCGGTGCGCGAGACGTACGGCCCGACCGACCTGAGCAGCCTGCCGATGTTCGCGGGCGGATTCATCAACTTCGGCCACTGGCAGGCCGTCGACCTGACCGGCCCGATCGGCGAGGCGGAGCGGATCCGCAGCCAGCAGGACCTCTACCGGCGGGTGCTGGACGCCGCCGGGCTCGCGGCGGCGCCGGATGCCGGCGGGCCGGACGCCGCCGCCCGGGAGGGCGCCGCACCGCCGAAGGACGCCCGAGTGCTCGAAGTGGGCTGCGGGCTCGGGATGGGCTGCGCGCTGGCCCTGCGCGAGTACGGCCCCGCCTCGGTGACCGGACTCGACGTCCACCCCGCCCAACTCGCCCGAGCCCGGGCCGCCCACGCCGGGCTGCTCACCGAACAGCCCGAGCGGCTGCGCTTCGCCCAGGGGGCGGCCGAGCAGATCCCCTTCCCTGACGGCGAGTTCGACATCCTGCTCAGCGTGGAGGCGGCCCAGCACTTCCCCGACCTGACCGCCTTCGCCGCCGAGGCCGCCCGCGTGCTCCGCCCCGGCGGCCGGGTGGCCGTCGCCGGCTTCTTCACCGCCGACGACTCCCCCGAGCGCCCCGCCCAACTCGCCTCCCTGCTCCACACCTTCGAGACCGGCCTCGACCTGGCCCGCCCGGTCACCGCCCTCACCGAGGCCCTCACCACAGCCGGCTGCACCGAGGTACGCACCGAATCCCTCGGCCCCCACGTCTGGCCCGGCTGGGACACCTGGCTCAGCCGCTGGTGGGCCCCCGACACCTGGCCCCGCAACTTCCTGAACGCCTACCGCCGCGGCATCCTCGACTACTACCTGGTCACGGCCACCCGCCCCTGAATGCACCGAGGCGCCCCGCCGGCTCCGGGCCGGGTGGGGCGCCTCCGAGGGGCCGGCTCGTGTCAGCCGGTGGCGATCAGGGTGACGAAGGCGATCAGGCCGGCCAGGGTGGGGGCGATGATCCACCAGCACCAGGTGATCGAGATGTCGCCGGCGGCGGTGGGGCGGGCGGCGTTGCGCTCGGCGGTCTCGGTGAGGGTGTCGACCACCTGGTCGGACCAGGCACGGGTCGGGTCCTCACCGCCGGAGAAGAGCGAGCGGCTCTTGCCGGCGCCCTCCCGCAGGTGCGGGTCGCCCATCTCCTTCGAGCGGCCGGTGGCGGCGCGCAGCTGGTTGCGGTTGGCCTTCTTGCGCTGGCGGAGCGAGACCGGGACGGCCCAGACCTGGAAGGTGCGGCCACCGGCGAAGAGCTCGACCGAGTAGCCGGACTTCAGGCCCTCGACGGCGGCCCAGGGGGCCTTGATCGTACGCAGCGGGTTGCGCACCAGCAGCCGGTCGTCGTTGGCGAGCACGGCCGGCCGCAGGGTGTACGCGACCACCAGCGGCACGAAGACCGGCAGGACGGAGAGCGCGACCCACGGCGTGCGGCCGGTGCCGTAGAACACGGCGTCGCCGATCAGCCAGAGGGCGACCAGCAGGATGAGCACGCCGGAGATCACGCCGGGCACGGAGCGGTAGACGCGGTCGGCGTACGTCGGCGCGGAGTCGGCGCCGCCCTGGTGGGGCTTGCCGTCGGAATCGGTCATGGCGTCGATTCTGCCCCATCGGCCCGCTGAGCTGCCGGGTCGTGATGGGGTCGTGTTCACTCCGTACCTCGCCCGTGCCGCTCGGCGGGGTGCCGGACCCGGTGCCGCAGGTACACCACCCCGCTCCCCAGCACCCGGCTCTCGACCAGCTCGAGGTCGACCCGCCGCTCGGCCTGCGCGAAGAACGGCGTACCGCCCCCGACCAGCACCGGATGGACCCGCACCCGGTACTCGTCGATCAGCCCGGCTCCGGCCACCGCAGCCGCGAGCTCCGCGCCGCCGATCGCGATCTCGCCCTCCCCCGGCTCGGCCCGCAGCCGCGCGATCTCCTCGGCCGGGCTGCCGTCGGCCAGTCGGGCGTTGCCCCGGACGGCCGAGAGGGTGCGGGAGAAGACCACCTTCGGCAGCTCCCGCCAGAGCTCGGCCCACTCGCGGGTGGAGAACCCGAGGCCGGGGTCCTGTTCGGCGTCCTCCCAGTAGAGCATCGTCTCGTACAGCCGCCGCCCCAGCAGGTGCACGCCGACGCCCCGGATCTCCTCCGTGGCGAGGGCGAAGATCTCCTCGTCGGGGACCGTCCAGTCGAAGCGGCCGTCCGGCCCGATCACGTAGCCGTCCAGCGAAACGCCCATGGAATAGGTGACACGTCGCACGGGGAACCTCCCGAAGAGCTCCGTAACAGACCGACGGCAATGACCGACGTCGGCCACGCCCACCGGCAACGGCCGACGGTTCGACCGTACGACGGCGAGTTCGGAGGGGGTGCCCCCTAGCGCGAGGCTACGCGCGTAGATATGCTGGGCTGGTGACCATGTCCACTGTTGCAGCCAATGCCCTCGGCGCTGCGGGCGGCGGCCTTCAGGACGTTGCGGCGTCCGAGGCCTCGCTCCGCCGCTTCCTGCACGGCCTGCCCGGCGTCGACGCCGTCGGCCTGGAAGCCCGCGCCGCCACCCTCGGCACTCGTTCGATCAAGACCACGGCGAAGGCCTATGCCATCGACCTGGCGATCTCGATGATCGACCTGACCACGCTGGAAGGCGCGGACACGGTCGGCAAGGTGCGCGCCCTGTGCACCAAGGGGAAGAACCCCGACCCGACCGACCAGACCACCCCCCGGGTGGCGGCCATCTGTGTCTACCCCGACATGGTGGCCACCGCCAAGGCCGCCCTCGCGGGCACCGAGATCCAGGTCGCCTCCGTCGCCACCGCCTTCCCGGCCGGCCGGGCCGCGCTGCCGGTCAAGCTGGCCGACACCGCCGACGCGGTGGCCGCGGGTGCCGACGAGATCGACATGGTGATCGACCGGGGTGCCTTCCTCTCCGGCAAGTACCTGTCCGTCTTCGAGGAGATCACCGCCGTCAAGGAGGCCTGCAAGCGCCCCGACGGCAGCTCGGCCCACCTCAAGGTGATCTTCGAGACCGGTGAGCTCCAGACCTACGACAACGTGCGCCGCGCCTCCTGGCTGGCCATGCTCGCGGGCGCCGACTTCATCAAGACCTCCACCGGCAAGGTCGCCGTCAACGCGACCCCGCCCGTCACCCTGCTGATGTTGGAGGCCGTCCGCGACTTCAAGCAGCAGACCGGCGTCCAGATCGGCGTGAAGCCGGCCGGTGGCATCAAGACCACCAAGGACGCCATGAAGTACCTGGTCATGGTGAACGAGACTCTCGGCGACGACTGGCTCTCCCCGCACTGGTTCCGCTTCGGCGCCTCCAGCCTGCTGAACGACCTGCTGATGCAGCGCCAGAAGCTGGCCACCGGCCGGTACTCCGGCCCCGACTACGTGACGGTGGACTGACCCCATGGCCAAGAACGCCAAGAACGGCAAGCAGACCGAGGAAGCCGCCGCCCCCAAGGGCGGGCTCTTCAGCTACGCCCCGGCCCCCGAGTCCCCCGCCGCCGCGGGTGACATCGCCACCTCGTACGGCCACTTCATCGGCGGCGAGTTCGTCGACTCCTCCGGCAGCGAGGCCCTGAAGACGGTCAACCCGGCCACCGAGCAGGTGCTCGCCGAGTTCGCCCAGGGCACCGATGAGGACGTCGACCGCGCCGTCGCCGCCGCCCGGAAGGCCTTCGTCGACTGGTCCGCGCTGCCCGGCAGCGAGCGCGCCAAGTACCTGTTCCGGATCGCCCGGATCATCCAGGAGCGCTCCCGCGAGCTGGCCGTGCTGGAGTCGATCGACAACGGCAAGCCGATCCGCGAGACCCGCGACGTCGACCTCCCGCTGGTCGCCGCGCACTTCTTCTACTACGCGGGCTGGGCCGACAAGCTCGACTACGCCGGGTTCGGCGCGGCTCCCAAGCCGCTCGGCGTGGCCGGTCAGGTCATCCCGTGGAACTTCCCGCTGCTGATGCTCGCCTGGAAGATCGCCCCGGCGCTGGCCACCGGCAACACCGTGGTGCTCAAGCCGGCCGAGACCACCCCGCTCACCGCGCTGCGCTTCGCCGAGATCTGCCGCCAGGCCGGTCTGCCCAAGGGCGTCGTCAACATCGTCACCGGTGACGGCCGCACCGGCGCCGCGCTCACCGCGCACCCGGACGTCAACAAGGTCGCCTTCACCGGTTCGACCCCGGTCGGCCGGGCGATCGCCAAGCAGCTGGCCGGCACCAGCAAGAAGCTCTCGCTGGAGCTGGGCGGCAAGGCCGCCAACATCGTCTTCGACGACGCGCCGATCGACCAGGCCGTCGAGGGCATCGTCAACGGCATCTTCTTCAACCAGGGCCACGTCTGCTGCGCCGGCTCGCGCCTGCTGGTCCAGGAGTCGATCCAGGACGAGCTGCTCGACTCGCTGCGCCGCCGGATGGCCACCCTGCGGGTCGGCGACCCGCTGGACAAGAACACCGACATCGGCGCGATCAACTCCGCCGCCCAGCTGGCCCGGATCACCTCGCTGGCCGAGGCCGGCGAGGCCGAGGGCGCCGAGCGCTGGTCGCCGTCCTGCGACCTCCCGTCCGCCGGCTACTGGTTCCGCCCGACGCTGTTCACCGGCGTCAGCCAGGCGCACCGGATCGCCCGCGAGGAGATCTTCGGCCCGGTGCTCTCGGTGCTGACCTTCCGCACGCCCACCGAGGCGGTCGAGAAGGCCAACAACACCCCGTACGGGCTCTCGGCCGGCATCTGGACCGAGAAGGGCTCGCGCATCCTCTGGATGGCGAACCAGCTCAAGGCCGGCGTGGTCTGGGCCAACACCTTCAACAAGTTCGACCCGACCTCGCCGTTCGGCGGCTTCAAGGAGTCGGGCTACGGCCGCGAGGGTGGCCGGCACGGTCTGGAGGCCTACCTCGATGTCTGATGTCGCATCGCGTCTTGATGTCCTCAAGACCTACAAGCTGTACGTCGGCGGGAAGTTCCCGCGCTCCGAGAGCGGGCGGGTGTACGAGGTGACCGACAGCAAGGGCGCCTTCGTCGCCAACGCCCCGCTGGGGACCCGCAAGGACACCCGGGACGCCGTGCTCGCCGCCCGCGCGGCGGTCAAGGGCTGGTCGGGCACCACCGCGTACAACCGCGGCCAGGTGCTCTACCGCGTCGCGGAGATGCTGCAGGGCCGCCGCGAGCAGTTCGCCGCCGAGGTGGCCGCCGCCGAGGGCATCGGCGGCAAGAAGGCCGCCGCGCTGGTGGAGGCCGCGATCGACCGCTGGGTCTGGTACGCGGGCTGGACGGACAAGGTCGCCCAGATCGCGGGCGGGGCCAACCCCGTCGCCGGTCCGTACTTCAACCTCTCCACTCCGGAGCCCTCCGGCGTGATCGGCGTGGTCGCCCCGCAGAACGGGTACGGGCACTCGCTGCTCGGCCTGGTCTCGGTGATCGCCCCGGTGATCGCCACCGGCAACACCGTGGTGGTCGCGGCCGCCGCCGGCGCCCCGCTGCCCGCGCTCTCCTTCGGCGAGGTGCTGGCCACCTCCGACCTGCCGGGCGGCGTGGTCAACATCATCTCGGGCCGCACGGCGGACATCGCCCCGACGCTGGCGTCCCACCAGGACGTCAACGGGCTGGACCTCTCGGGTGCGATCGACTCCGACGGCCCCGGCGCGGCTGCCACGCTGGAGGCCGCCGCCGCGGATACCCTGAAGCGAGTCGTCCGGCCGGTGGCCGACCCGGCCGGCTTGGACTGGACCAATGCGCCCGGAACGGACCGGCTACTCTCCTTCCTGGAGATCAAGACGGTCTGGCACCCGATGGGGATCTGACCCCGCAGGACCGGGCTGACACAACTCCACAGACTGGCCGTCCCCAGTGCCCCTATCCCCCCAGGGGCCCGGACGTGCCGAAGACGGACCCGCACCCACCCCCCCTGGTGCGGGTCCGTCGCCTTTCCTCCTCCTGGCCCCCTCCTGGCCCCCCTCTCCTGGGGGAGGCGGTTCCAGTCGTTCGGCGGGCGCGCCCGACCGCTCCCACCTGCGGTAATGGCAGGGGATGGATTCGTCTGGCCGGAGGGCGGCAGGGGCTGTGTGGGAGATCGCCGGAGACGTGCTGGAGTTCGCGGCGGACGCCGGGCTGCGGTCGGTGCGGGTCCGCCGGATCGAGCGGCGGCTGGCCGCCGGGCAGCCGGTGCGGATCCCGTGCGGGCTGCGCCGGGCCGGGGTGCAGCCGGAGACCTTCGTGGACGGGGGCCTGCGGGTGGTGGGGGCCGGTGCGGAATGCGGCAGCGCGGCCTTCGTCACCCGGAGCGGGGGTGCCCGGGAGCTCGCCCGGGGTGGGATCTTCGGCACACCCGACACCAGCCAGGCCGAGTACCCGACGATCCCGTACGCGGCGCCGGGCGGCGGGGCGGTCGTCGTCTTCCAGGTGCACCACCGGTACCTGCCGCTGCTCGAACGGGCACTGGTGGCCTGACCGCCGGGCACCGGTGGCCCGGCCGATCCCATTCGAGTGACATGTCCGCGTTAAAGATCTAGCTACCGGGCGGTTTCGGCTTCCGGCGGGGATACGTCAGACTGGTGTCTCGTGAGTGACTCCCCGCTGAACCCTGCCCCGTCGAGCCATGCCCGCGTCGTGCTGCTCTCCGGGCCCTCCGGCTCCGGGAAGTCCTCGCTGGCCGCGCGGACCGGGCTGCCGGTGCTCCAGCTCGACGACTTCTACAAGGACGGCGACGACCCGACCCTGCCGCAGTTCGAGGACGGCAGCGGCACCGACTGGGACTCGCCGCTCTCCTGGCACCGCGAGCAGGCGCTCGACGCGATCCGCTCGGTGATCGGCAACGGGCGGGCCGACGTGCCCGTCTACTCCATCCCCGACAACGGCCGGGTCGGCACCCGCACCTTCGAGCTGTCCGAAGCCCCCGGCTTCATCGCCGAGGGCATCTTCGCAGCCGAGCTGGTCGAGCAGTGCCGCGCCGAAGGACTGCTGGGCGACGCGATCTGCCTCCGCAACCGCCCCCTCACCACCGCCTGGCGCCGCTTCCGCCGCGACGTCCGCGAGGGCCGCAAGTCCGTCCCCTACCTCCTGCGCCGCGGCTGGCGCCTGATGCGGGCCGAGGCCGGCATCGTGGGCCGCCAGGTCGACCTCGGCGCAGTCGCCTGCGGCGGAGCGGAGGCCGAACGGCGCGTCCGCGCCGTGGCCGCGCTCCGACCAGAGTCGATCGAAGCGATGGCTGTCGCACCCAGCTAGCCCACCAGGGGCTCGGGGAACTGCGAGGGCACGCCCGGATGTGGCGCACTCCTTAACGAGTACGCGCCCCAGAGGATGCCCTCGCAGTTCCCCGAGCCCCTGATGGCTGGGGTTGTCTCGCAAGGTTCCCCGAGCCCCTGGGTAGTGCAACGCGAGGGGCCCGGTGCCTCTCCCCGGCACCGGGCCCTTCGCTTTACGGCGGTGGCTTCCCCCGTCCGACCGCCCCCTCCCCCGAGCGGGTGGTCGTCCGTCCACGGCCGTCACCCGTCCCCCGACGGGTTGTCCTTGGTGATGCGGTGGTTCAGGCGACCAGCTCGCCGAAGGCGAAGACGGTGTCGCCGGTGCGGTTGAGCTGCTCGTCGTCGCGCAGGCGACGGAGGGCCCGCCAGATGCTGCTCTTGACGGTGCCGACGCTGATGCCGAGCACGTCGGCGATCTCCGGGTCGGTGCGGCCCTCGTAGTAGCGCAGGACGAGCATGGTGCGCTGGTTCTCGGGCAGCTTGGCGAGCGCCTGCCACAGCACGGCCCGCAGCTCGGTGCCGCCCATCGCGTCGGTGTCGCCGACGGTCTCCGGGAGCTCCTCGGTGGGGTACTCGTTGAGCTTGCGCCGCCGCCAGGCGGAAATGTGCAGGTTGGTCATGGTGCGGCGGAGGTACCCGCCGACCGCGGCCTTGTCGGTGATCCGGCCCCAGGCGCGGTAGGTGGAGAAGAGCGCGCTCTGCAGCAGGTCCTCGGCCTCGAAGCGGTCACCGGTGAGGTGGTACGCGGTGGCGTACAGCGAGGCGCGGCGCTCCTGGACGTACGCGGTGAACTCGCGCATGTGCTCGGCGGAGGGGTCGACCGGCTGGGCCGGCACCGGGGCGAGGCTCAGCACGGCCGCCCCCGCGGCCTCGCGGCCCGCCGGGCTCCCCGCCCGGACGACCGTGTGCTGCTCCCCGACCCGGGCCACGCCTCGGCGGGCTCCGGTGCTGTGTGCGCACCCCCGTACGACCACGGCACCGGAAGACTCGTCCCGGCGGTACTCGAAGTGGGTGTGGGCGGAGGAACGCGTGGTGCGGATGCCCCCGGTGTTGCGGGACTTGAGCGTGGCGTTCATCGTGCACCCCCATGATCGGTACGAGCGGTTCGAAGTTCCGCCGCCGTTGCCCGGCCCGTTGACCTGGGCCGTTCTCCGGCGACAAGGAAAATCCTGCCCGCCCGCCGTCTCGGCGCTGTCCGCCGACTGTCACAGGGCTGTCACAGCGTCCGGGACTTTCGTCCGCACCACCGTCACACCGGCGTGGACGCGGAGAGCGGACGGATCGGTTCCCGTCCCACCCTGGTGGGTGAACAGCCGCGCCCGGTGAGCCAGAATGACCCCGTGCCTTTCCTCCTTCTGATCGAGGACGACGACGCCATCCGGACCGGCCTCGAACTCGCCCTCACGCGCCAGGGCCACCGTGTGGCCGCCGCAGCCTCCGGCGAGGACGGCCTCAAGCTCTTCAAGGAGCAGCGGCCGGACCTCATCGTGCTGGACGTGATGCTGCCCGGAATCGACGGCTTCGAGGTCTGCCGCCGGATCCGCCGCACCGACCAGCTGCCGATCATCCTGCTCACCGCCCGCTCGGACGAC from Kitasatospora sp. MMS16-BH015 encodes:
- a CDS encoding class I SAM-dependent methyltransferase, whose amino-acid sequence is MHEAVRETYGPTDLSSLPMFAGGFINFGHWQAVDLTGPIGEAERIRSQQDLYRRVLDAAGLAAAPDAGGPDAAAREGAAPPKDARVLEVGCGLGMGCALALREYGPASVTGLDVHPAQLARARAAHAGLLTEQPERLRFAQGAAEQIPFPDGEFDILLSVEAAQHFPDLTAFAAEAARVLRPGGRVAVAGFFTADDSPERPAQLASLLHTFETGLDLARPVTALTEALTTAGCTEVRTESLGPHVWPGWDTWLSRWWAPDTWPRNFLNAYRRGILDYYLVTATRP
- a CDS encoding PH domain-containing protein, which produces MTDSDGKPHQGGADSAPTYADRVYRSVPGVISGVLILLVALWLIGDAVFYGTGRTPWVALSVLPVFVPLVVAYTLRPAVLANDDRLLVRNPLRTIKAPWAAVEGLKSGYSVELFAGGRTFQVWAVPVSLRQRKKANRNQLRAATGRSKEMGDPHLREGAGKSRSLFSGGEDPTRAWSDQVVDTLTETAERNAARPTAAGDISITWCWWIIAPTLAGLIAFVTLIATG
- a CDS encoding dihydrofolate reductase family protein; amino-acid sequence: MRRVTYSMGVSLDGYVIGPDGRFDWTVPDEEIFALATEEIRGVGVHLLGRRLYETMLYWEDAEQDPGLGFSTREWAELWRELPKVVFSRTLSAVRGNARLADGSPAEEIARLRAEPGEGEIAIGGAELAAAVAGAGLIDEYRVRVHPVLVGGGTPFFAQAERRVDLELVESRVLGSGVVYLRHRVRHPAERHGRGTE
- the deoC gene encoding deoxyribose-phosphate aldolase produces the protein MSTVAANALGAAGGGLQDVAASEASLRRFLHGLPGVDAVGLEARAATLGTRSIKTTAKAYAIDLAISMIDLTTLEGADTVGKVRALCTKGKNPDPTDQTTPRVAAICVYPDMVATAKAALAGTEIQVASVATAFPAGRAALPVKLADTADAVAAGADEIDMVIDRGAFLSGKYLSVFEEITAVKEACKRPDGSSAHLKVIFETGELQTYDNVRRASWLAMLAGADFIKTSTGKVAVNATPPVTLLMLEAVRDFKQQTGVQIGVKPAGGIKTTKDAMKYLVMVNETLGDDWLSPHWFRFGASSLLNDLLMQRQKLATGRYSGPDYVTVD
- a CDS encoding aldehyde dehydrogenase family protein, with translation MAKNAKNGKQTEEAAAPKGGLFSYAPAPESPAAAGDIATSYGHFIGGEFVDSSGSEALKTVNPATEQVLAEFAQGTDEDVDRAVAAARKAFVDWSALPGSERAKYLFRIARIIQERSRELAVLESIDNGKPIRETRDVDLPLVAAHFFYYAGWADKLDYAGFGAAPKPLGVAGQVIPWNFPLLMLAWKIAPALATGNTVVLKPAETTPLTALRFAEICRQAGLPKGVVNIVTGDGRTGAALTAHPDVNKVAFTGSTPVGRAIAKQLAGTSKKLSLELGGKAANIVFDDAPIDQAVEGIVNGIFFNQGHVCCAGSRLLVQESIQDELLDSLRRRMATLRVGDPLDKNTDIGAINSAAQLARITSLAEAGEAEGAERWSPSCDLPSAGYWFRPTLFTGVSQAHRIAREEIFGPVLSVLTFRTPTEAVEKANNTPYGLSAGIWTEKGSRILWMANQLKAGVVWANTFNKFDPTSPFGGFKESGYGREGGRHGLEAYLDV
- a CDS encoding aldehyde dehydrogenase family protein, which produces MSDVASRLDVLKTYKLYVGGKFPRSESGRVYEVTDSKGAFVANAPLGTRKDTRDAVLAARAAVKGWSGTTAYNRGQVLYRVAEMLQGRREQFAAEVAAAEGIGGKKAAALVEAAIDRWVWYAGWTDKVAQIAGGANPVAGPYFNLSTPEPSGVIGVVAPQNGYGHSLLGLVSVIAPVIATGNTVVVAAAAGAPLPALSFGEVLATSDLPGGVVNIISGRTADIAPTLASHQDVNGLDLSGAIDSDGPGAAATLEAAAADTLKRVVRPVADPAGLDWTNAPGTDRLLSFLEIKTVWHPMGI
- a CDS encoding ATP-binding protein is translated as MSDSPLNPAPSSHARVVLLSGPSGSGKSSLAARTGLPVLQLDDFYKDGDDPTLPQFEDGSGTDWDSPLSWHREQALDAIRSVIGNGRADVPVYSIPDNGRVGTRTFELSEAPGFIAEGIFAAELVEQCRAEGLLGDAICLRNRPLTTAWRRFRRDVREGRKSVPYLLRRGWRLMRAEAGIVGRQVDLGAVACGGAEAERRVRAVAALRPESIEAMAVAPS
- a CDS encoding SigE family RNA polymerase sigma factor; amino-acid sequence: MNATLKSRNTGGIRTTRSSAHTHFEYRRDESSGAVVVRGCAHSTGARRGVARVGEQHTVVRAGSPAGREAAGAAVLSLAPVPAQPVDPSAEHMREFTAYVQERRASLYATAYHLTGDRFEAEDLLQSALFSTYRAWGRITDKAAVGGYLRRTMTNLHISAWRRRKLNEYPTEELPETVGDTDAMGGTELRAVLWQALAKLPENQRTMLVLRYYEGRTDPEIADVLGISVGTVKSSIWRALRRLRDDEQLNRTGDTVFAFGELVA